CCAGTGAATTCAAGGCCAATACCATGATGCTCTGCGTACGCTCAGAGCGTTCTTCAGCTTTTAACTCCGCTAGTAAGAGAAGAGGAGAAAGAGATATCCCCTTTGCAACTGCATATTCTGAGAATTCATGGACTTTCTCTACTACCAAAATACGGAGGAACGAAAGCGGCGATATATGACTTGAAACTTCAAGAAAAGGGTAAATTAATGAACGATCGAGCGAAGGTTCAAGCGTTCTTAGTGAGTGGAGTTGATCGAAGAGAAGAGTAAGCTGTTGCACCTTCGGATTGCTCAGGGTAAAGGTTCTCGCAAGAAAGTCGGATAACGACCTAAGATTTGTCGAATCTCCTTCTTCCTTCAGCTTTCTATTAACGAGAAATTCAATAGCATCGAAATACGCATCTTTCACCTTCTGAAGCTCATTTATTCCATTTCTCCTCATCCATCCCTGTTCATCAAGGCTCAGAAATGCGAAAAGAAGCGCACGGACATCTTGAGGAATCTTCTTCCTATTCCCCTTGACCAGAGCTTGAAACACTGGCGTTGAGGAAGCAGTGAGATGCAGACCGAGCAAATTCTCTCGTTTTTCCTCAAAAGAGTAGAGCGAGGAAGCGAGATAGAATTCTAGTAGAGTCACACTCGATTCGACATCATTCTCTTTAATTGCCATTTGAATGGCAGAGAGGATCTCTCCTTGTTGAAATGCAGTAAGAACACCCTCCGTCTTCAAATAGAAACGGAGGAGAGTAGCATTTACTTTTTCAGGAGGCACGATGCGCTCTTTTCCAAGAAGAGCAACAGTGGTTCGACTGTCGTCAATTCGCAAGACCTTTTTGACAGGAATTGACAATCCATAAACGACGTATTCTTCAGCACGAAGGCTATTGCTCGAATGAAAAAAGATATGAAGCACGAATAGAACAACCAGCTTCAAAGAAATTCTGACTACATTCGCTCTCGCCACCATCTACTACCTCAACGGAGTCAAGATAACTTTCTCTTCCCTATCCAGGTACGTAAGTCCACATACCATTAGGAGTATTCACACCCTGTGATTCTTGCGTATTAGCCCTTCTGAGGAGTAGCCAAGCCGGTAACACTTATGACGACCTCCTCCACTGGCTTACCAGAAGCGTCCCCCATGATTACGGTTACTGTATCCTTAATCTCAGATACCCGAGACGTTGAAGAGTAGCGTACCGTAAGTCGAAATTCCTTTCCGAGCTTAACTTCTTCTGAAGTGGTGTTAATATCAGAATTTTTTGAAGTAAGCGACAATATCTGTAACGGAACCTGCCCATTATTGAAAATACGAACTTCACGCTCAACCATACTACCTGGCGTCAACATTCCAAGCGCTACTACAGGAGGCTCAAGCTCAATCTGTTTTCGAACAGATGCGTAAATTGGAAGATTCACCGTCCGTTGCTGTGCACCGCTAACACGAATGACCACCCGATCGCGAAATTCACCTATAGGAGCGCCCCCTTTCAAACGGATCTCTGCAATCACTCGTTTATGCTTCACTCGCTCTATCTCTTTAATCTCAATCCATTTCGAACGAGTTGAAAGTTCGCCAATACGTGCTCGTAATCCATCACGAATCTGAATATTCACCCGCCGCACCACTCCAGCCGTAGTATCAGGAGAGTGGGTCACTTTTCCAAAGTCGATTCGATATGGCTCTACGAGCACTTCTGGCTCTATTTCACCTTTCAATGTGAGTAGGGCGGCTGGCCGTTCTGGATCGTTTGTATACAGCCTAACCGTCTTTTCCTTTCTCCCGTACATTCCATACGTATTAAATTGTACGGATAAGACCGTTTCTTCACCTGGCGCAATCACCTTATTCTTCAGCTCAGGCACTGTACACCCACAGGCAGGCACAATTCGCTGTATTTCGAGTTCCTCATCCCCTGAATTTCGTAAAATGTACTGGTGCTCAAGAATTTTCCCCTGAGGAATTGAATCGAAATCAAACACCGGGTTAAGGATATCAAGGCTTGGGGCTGCTAGTGCAGGAGAAAGGTTTATGCTGATGCAGAGCGTAAGAAAAAAAAGGGCACGAAGAGGGAGCATGCAGAGGCCAGTCTTTCGAGGATCAAATGATGATACTTGGACGGAGCGGAGCACATTATCTCTTCTATGCAACCTCATCAACTACCTCCTCCTCCGGAGTTTCCTCTTCGAAAACATCGTGTAAGTCCAAGAACTTCGTTGAAAAATCCCCAGAACGAAACTTCGGATGATTCAATATGCGTCTATGAAGCTCGATATTCGTATGAATACCCTCTATTAGAAACTCATCAAGTGCAACAAGCAGCTTTTCAATGCAAGCCTCCCTATCGTGAGCTTTCACTATCAGCTTTGCAATCATGGAGTCGTAATACGGCTGAATGGTATAACCAGCATAGACAGCAGAATCCACACGAACTCCATTACCACCAGGGGTATGATAACTAAGCACTTTACCAGGCGAGGGAACTAAGGTGCGTGGATTCTCAGCATTAATTCGAGCCTCCATCACATGTCCATGAAACTGAACATCTGACTGCTGAAGCGAAAGCGGCTCACCGGCTGCAATTCGAATCTGCTCTTTCACGATATCCGTCTCTGTAATCATCTCTGTGACCGGATGCTCAACCTGCAGACGAGTATTCATCTCAATAAAGTAGAATTCATTGGCCTTCAGATTAACAAGATACTCCACTGTTCCAACACTTGAGTAGCCAACAGAACGCGCCAACTCCACCGCAGAATTTTGAATCTTCTCCCGAAGCTCATCGGGTAGCCCCGGAGAAAGCGCCTCCTCAATAACTTTCTGATAACGGCGCTGAATAGAGCAATCTCTAACTCCAAGATGTATCACATTTCGAAAACGATCCCCTGCAATCTGAACCTCGACATGCCGAACCGCTGGAAGATACTTCTCAATCAAAAGATGCCCATCTCCGAACGCAGCCTCCACTTCTCGCTGTGCAGTATCGAAGAGAGAGTGAAACGTCTCTTCCGACTCGACAATTTTCATTCCTCGTCCACCGCCACCAGCACACGACTTTAACAAAACGGGAAATCCACTCTTACGAGCAACTGGTAACGCTTGATCTGCACTTAAATACCCTTGGCTGTCACCGGGAATGGTCGGTACACCAGCTTTATCAGCTGCGCGGCGAGCTCTCGCCTTATCCCCCATGACCCTCATGTTTCTTACCGAAGGGCCGATAAAGGTAATCCCACAACTACCGCAGATCTCAGCAAATGCCGGGTTCTCACTGAGGAAACCGTACCCAGGGTGAATAGCATCAGCTTGGGTTGCCACCGCAGCCGCCATAATAGACGCGATATTCAGGTAACTCTCCTTTGGGGCGGGAGGTCCGATGCAGACACTCTCAGAAGCAAGCTTTACATGAAGAGCCTCCTCATCAGCTGTTGAGTGAATTGCAACCGTCCTAATGCCCAACTCATGACAAGCACGAATGATACGAAGTGCTATTTCACCACGATTGGCAATAAGAATTTTTTTAAACGGTGGGTTCGAAGACATGCGGATACCTTAAAAGAAATTAAATGGCTCTCAAGAAAAACGAGAGCTATGCATTCGGATCGATTACAACGAGTAATTCGCCAAACTCAACTACCTGAGCATCCCCCGGAAGGACTCTTACTACCTTACCACTTACTGGTGCTTCAATTTCGTTCATTAACTTCATTGCTTCAACGATACAGAGGGTATCTCCCTTCTTTACGGTGTCTCCCTCTTGAACAAAGGAATCTGCATCTGGAGACGGCTTTCTGTAAAACGTACCAACAATTGGAGATTCTACTTTATGAAGTCCCGCAAATTCGTCCCCTCCTGCGGATGCAGCTTCTGGTTGGGGAATGGTAACTGGTAATACTTCCGCACTGGCACTCGTAACAGCAGCTGGCGCAAGAGCAACCTGTGGTGCTGCTTGCACTAGCTGAGCGCGCGATAACTTAATGGTCGTTCCATCTTGGGTAAGCTCAAAATCAGTAACACCACTTTCTTTTAGGATTTTAACTATCTTCTCTAACTCTTTAATATCCATGATAAACTTCACCTTTCTTTCTCGCTATGCGTGCCACGGGCAACCACCTCAATCAGCCAGCATCCCTCCAGAAGTCCTCGTATTGAGGTCTGATAAAATATTCTTCGTTTTTATCCAAAGACCCCAAATTTACCGAATTCCAATGAAAAGGTAAAAGGTCAGGGGAACGAATCCTCGCGAGGAACCCAATGATAAAGAATTAAAATCCGCTAATCACCTAATTTTACTTGATTTTGGCACTACTCATCTAAGAGTTCGATATCATCGAGCTCAAACTCTACTTGGGCAATAACAGAGCCCTCTGCCACGGTGGAGTGAGGCTCAGCAGAGCCAGGAATCGGCTTGTCGCTTGTATTTGAAGGACTCAACGGGTCGAGCGCCTCTAACAAGCGACCGAGTGACTCTCGATT
The bacterium DNA segment above includes these coding regions:
- the accC gene encoding acetyl-CoA carboxylase biotin carboxylase subunit, which gives rise to MSSNPPFKKILIANRGEIALRIIRACHELGIRTVAIHSTADEEALHVKLASESVCIGPPAPKESYLNIASIMAAAVATQADAIHPGYGFLSENPAFAEICGSCGITFIGPSVRNMRVMGDKARARRAADKAGVPTIPGDSQGYLSADQALPVARKSGFPVLLKSCAGGGGRGMKIVESEETFHSLFDTAQREVEAAFGDGHLLIEKYLPAVRHVEVQIAGDRFRNVIHLGVRDCSIQRRYQKVIEEALSPGLPDELREKIQNSAVELARSVGYSSVGTVEYLVNLKANEFYFIEMNTRLQVEHPVTEMITETDIVKEQIRIAAGEPLSLQQSDVQFHGHVMEARINAENPRTLVPSPGKVLSYHTPGGNGVRVDSAVYAGYTIQPYYDSMIAKLIVKAHDREACIEKLLVALDEFLIEGIHTNIELHRRILNHPKFRSGDFSTKFLDLHDVFEEETPEEEVVDEVA
- a CDS encoding DUF1573 domain-containing protein — translated: MRLHRRDNVLRSVQVSSFDPRKTGLCMLPLRALFFLTLCISINLSPALAAPSLDILNPVFDFDSIPQGKILEHQYILRNSGDEELEIQRIVPACGCTVPELKNKVIAPGEETVLSVQFNTYGMYGRKEKTVRLYTNDPERPAALLTLKGEIEPEVLVEPYRIDFGKVTHSPDTTAGVVRRVNIQIRDGLRARIGELSTRSKWIEIKEIERVKHKRVIAEIRLKGGAPIGEFRDRVVIRVSGAQQRTVNLPIYASVRKQIELEPPVVALGMLTPGSMVEREVRIFNNGQVPLQILSLTSKNSDINTTSEEVKLGKEFRLTVRYSSTSRVSEIKDTVTVIMGDASGKPVEEVVISVTGLATPQKG
- the accB gene encoding acetyl-CoA carboxylase biotin carboxyl carrier protein, with amino-acid sequence MDIKELEKIVKILKESGVTDFELTQDGTTIKLSRAQLVQAAPQVALAPAAVTSASAEVLPVTIPQPEAASAGGDEFAGLHKVESPIVGTFYRKPSPDADSFVQEGDTVKKGDTLCIVEAMKLMNEIEAPVSGKVVRVLPGDAQVVEFGELLVVIDPNA